A segment of the Triticum urartu cultivar G1812 chromosome 1, Tu2.1, whole genome shotgun sequence genome:
TCAGCATACCTACCCCCAATATCATACGGAAGTGTGAAACGTAATGAACGTGAGTCCAGAAGACCAGAAACATCATTAGTTTGGTACCAACAGTCCCTACCACGCAAAGACTGGGcaacttctactatgcatgatccAACTTGGATCTACTTTTTCCCGCTAACCTCGTGTAACAATAAGCAAAATCATCATGATAGATCTGGTACAGTAATGAGACACCTAACACGATCACACTTAAGAATGAGCTGGAGGAATATGAGGATTGAGGAGAGTTCTTACCGATGGGGTTGACATTGCCCCAGTAGGTCTCCACCTGAGGGTGCTGGAGGGGATCACCGTAGACCTCACTGGTGCTGGTGAGGAGGAACCTGGCGCCGATCCGCTTGGCCAGTCCAAGCATGTTGAGCGTACCAACCACATTGGTCTTGTGCCATCTCGAAGGTCAAGGATCACACATAGCATTCCCAAAGGAAAACGCAATATTGCATCATAATAACTTGGTTGTTGGACTAAAACCTCCAAAAGGTTGTTGCAAAAGCACGCAACAGGAAGGTCATGTTTAGTGAACAGTAAGCAAAGTTGCTTAGCGGAAAAAGGGACCGCCCCCACTTGGATCTCACGGTTTAGCTGTACTGTCTTTATGTCAGAGTTAAGCTAGCCCTACAGCTCAACCAGATCCAAGCACAATGCGAGTTTGCTTTTGCTTTTGCCTTTTCCTCTCCTCCAATTACTGGATCATAAAGTAAAGTAAACTGGTCTAGAGATGCCACATCTAGAAAATCTGATGATAGAATCGACTTTTGCTATGCCTGTGTGCATATGTGATGCAGAGGCCATGCTTGTTCCCTATCAAGATTGGCAGATTCTACTAACCCAACGTTTGATTGAACTAAACGCTAGGCGACGCATTCGCATGCTGCAAAACAGAGTAATTTTTGTGGTGGAAACGGTAACTTGGATCAAGCTCTGTATCGCGCAGAAAGCTCCAAAATTGACGCGAAACGTGGCGCAAATCCCGAGCTCCACGCACCCAGAAATCCCCCTTGCAATCGCAGATTCCCAATCCAGAAATGAGCACGGGATTTACCCAGATGTGCAGCAAGCGGCAGGGCTGCGCAAAAGAACAGGACCCTTGTACCGCAAATATCTCCCACCCAGTAAAATGCAAGGAAATAAAAATTAGCGATCGCCAGAAGGCAGGAAAAGTCAAAGCATCGAGATCCAAGCAGTTGAGCTTTGAATGAATTAGAAGAAGAAAGGATATGATTGTCTTGACGGGGTTGTACTTGTAGTGGACGGGGGATGCGGGGCAGGCGAGATGGTAGATCTGGTCGACCTCGAGGAGGATGGGCTCGACGACGTCGTGGCGGATCATCTCGAAGTTGGGGTTGCCGAAGTGGTGCATCACGTTCTCCTTGCGGCCCGTGAAGAGGTTGTCCACCACGATCACGCTGTCGCCGCGCGCCACCAGGCGGTCCACCAGGTGGCTGCCCACGAAGCCGGCGCCGCCGGTGACGAGGACGCGGAGCCCCTTGCGCTTGAGCCCGAGGGGCACCTTTCCGGCCACGAACTGGCGGCCGGGGTTGCGCGCGGCGGGGTCGACGGAGAAGCGGGTGAGCGCGCCGGAGACGGCGGCGGCGCGTCCGGAGGAGTAGGGCGTGGCGGCCGGGCCGGAGCCGGAGGGGGCGGCGAGGCAGAAgatggcggcggcgacgagcATGCCGACGAGGGCGAAGAGCGGGCGGTGCTCGGCCGCGGCGTAgcgggcggcgcggggcagcCACGCGAGCGGCTTGGAGCCGGCGGGCTTCGCGGACGAGTACTCGCCGGCGGCCCCGGCGGCGCCCGCGGACGGGGACGCCGCCCCGCCGCGGTACGTGAGCTCGGACGCCATCTCCGGCGGGCCGAGGCAAGAAGGACCCGGTGGTGTGGCCGGAGAAGTGTAGGGCCCCCCGTGTAAGAGGAAGCGCGGGCAGGGACCTCGCCGCAGGTTTGTGTCGGTAAGGGCGCGGGGTGAGGTGCGTGTCAGAGGTGGGAGAGGGAGGTATTTATGCTGCGGCCGGGGTGGGAGGCGCCGCGTGGTCTGGTTCTCGTGGGACCCGACCCGTTGGACGCGATCGAGATCGACGGTGCGGTGCGGGGTTTGACTACGGGCAGGC
Coding sequences within it:
- the LOC125514651 gene encoding UDP-glucuronic acid decarboxylase 2-like encodes the protein MASELTYRGGAASPSAGAAGAAGEYSSAKPAGSKPLAWLPRAARYAAAEHRPLFALVGMLVAAAIFCLAAPSGSGPAATPYSSGRAAAVSGALTRFSVDPAARNPGRQFVAGKVPLGLKRKGLRVLVTGGAGFVGSHLVDRLVARGDSVIVVDNLFTGRKENVMHHFGNPNFEMIRHDVVEPILLEVDQIYHLACPASPVHYKYNPVKTIKTNVVGTLNMLGLAKRIGARFLLTSTSEVYGDPLQHPQVETYWGNVNPIGVRSCYDEGKRTAETLTMDYHRGANLEVRIARIFNTYGPRMCIDDGRVVSNFVAQALRKEPLTVYGDGKQTRSFQYVSDLVEGLMRLMEGDHIGPFNLGNPGEFTMLELAKVVQDTIDPNARIEFRENTQDDPHKRKPDITKAKEQLGWEPKIALRDGLPLMVTDFRKRIFGDQDSATTATEGQ